The following are from one region of the Malassezia vespertilionis chromosome 4, complete sequence genome:
- the ARP1 gene encoding centractin- actin- protein of the dynactin complex (EggNog:ENOG503NU18; COG:Z; BUSCO:EOG09261EU7), translated as MPSEFEDVLTNQPVVLDNGSGTIKAGFAGQDTPKSFFPNFVGRPKHPRVMAGAVEGDRFIGRKAQELRGLLRVRYPMEHGIVNDWADMERIWSYVYTDGLKTQSEEHPVLLTEAPLNPRTNRDTAAQIFFETFNVPAMYISIQAVLSLYSSGRTTGVVLDSGDGVTHAVPVYEGFALPHAIRRVDVAGRDVSDHLQMLLRRSGYYLHTSSEREIVRAIKEKCCQLATYPGHEEREAKRPVEFTLPDGNIIKLNEERFRAPEILFNPELVGLEDAGAHQILADSIGRADMDLRRNLYGNIVLSGGTTLTKGYGDRLLHEIKTLAPVDTKIKISAPPERKYSTWIGGSIFAGLSTFRKMWISAQDYMEDPHCIHKGQSLCVENPWRLFCASISVGARFWFGVTVPAVQVAVSDLHADVFMKETILAMRYNALLPQDTALQVAGQAHGAKLAPYAQQRDFSILRVQGSGSFGSVYIADWRSPLPSDARVSAMQHGGTRAGYVGKHIVAIKRIRKQFDDWNDCLKLNELRALSRIPSHDHIIPLYDAFLPPSTKELHIVFESMEGNLYQLIRTRKGRLLTAGLMASILKQVLLGLDHIHQHGFFHRDIKPENLLITTTGLGDYPTSIYPYGGVEQDAMVIVKIADFGLAREIQNTSMYTEYVSTRWYRAPEVLLRSPYYSSAVDIWALGAIMVELATLEPLFPGVNEVDQIMRICSVLGSPMQSAQSLSAPMMGGGPWKEARALCEARGVQIPASQPIPFDTLFPAHTSRNFVQLLFSMLRYDPALRPDTKACLAHTFLQSEAPLLCPHTAADDHKSQAGSLRPNSRHRCVSDEVSWNAERFSTCETDTTRVCTSASSYPEHAHVLSTDGPVLPYSLWRRSTSHSQSISSDVRASVSEGYPGSSEFNPPEMEGTWSVRHAPKPPETPGFWAGKKQGNDTRRLSKEEQLKRREAESALMRDRSRAVMQKRMQIIEARTRRPTPDSPSGGS; from the exons ATGCCGAGCGAGTTTGAGGATGTGCTGACGAACCAGCCCGTGGTGCTCGACAAT GGTTCCGGCACGATCAAGGCGGGATTTGCAGGGCAAGACACGCCGAAGAGCTTTTTCCCCAACTT TGTCGGACGTCCCAAGCACCCTCGTGTTATGGCCGGCGCAGTCGAGGGTGACCGGTTTATTGGGCGCAAGGCTCAGGAGCTGCGTGGCCTTTTACGCGTGCGGTACCCGATGGAGCATGGGATTGTGAATGACTGGGCGGATATGGAGCGGATATGGAGTTATGTATATACCGATGGCCTTAAGACTCAAAGTGAGGAGCATCCCGTGCTTCTCACCGAAGCGCCGCTAAATCCGCGTACGAACCGAGATACTGCCGCACAGATCTTTTTTGAGACATTCAACGTCCCGGCCATGTACATTAGCATCCAGGCGGTGCTCAGCTT ATACTCGTCCGGACGCACCACGGGCGTTGTGCTCGACTCGGGTGACGGTGTGACACATGCGGTGCCTGTGTATGAGGGCTTTGCGCTTCCACACGCGATTCGCAGGGTAGATGTTGCGGGCCGCGATGTGTCGGATCATTTGCAGATGCTGCTTCGCCGCTCGGGCTACTACTTGCACACCTCCTCGGAGCGCGAGATTGTGCGTGCAATCAAGGAGAAATGCTGCCAGCTCGCTACCTATCCTGGACatgaggagcgcgaggcgaaACGTCCGGTTGAGTTTACCTTGCCCGACGGCAACATTATTAAGCTCAACGAGGAGCgttttcgcgcgccggaaatTTTATTTAATCCCGAGCTTGTTGGCCTCGAAGACGCCGGCGCGCACCAGATCCTTGCTGACTCGATCGGGCGCGCAGATATGGatttgcggcgcaatcTATACGGCAATATTGTCCTGAGCGGCGGTACAACACTGACCAAGGGCTACGGCGACCGCCTATTGCACGAGATCAAAACGCTCGCGCCTGTCGATACAAAGATTAAAATCTCAGCACCACCAGAGCGCAAGTACTCGACATGGATCGGTGGGAGCATCTTTGCAGGCCTCAGCACATTCCGCAAAATGTGGATCTCTGCGCAAGACTACATGGAAGATCCCCACTGTATTCACAAG GGCCAATCGCTCTGCGTCGAAAATCCAT GGCGCTTGTTTTGCGCATCGATCTCTGTTGGCGCACGTTTTTGGTTTGGCGTGACTGTACCCGCCGTTCAGGTAGCTGTCAGCGATCTGCACGCCGACGTATTTATGAAAGAAACCATACTGGCGATGCGATACAACGCATTGCTGCCGCAGGATACGGCGTTGCAAGTTGCGGGACAGGCACATGGTGCGAAGCTCGCGCCATATGCGCAGCAACGCGATTTTTCTATTCTCAGAGTGCAAGGATCCGGCAGTTTTGGCAGTGTATACATTGCAGACTGGCGGAGCCCGTTGCCGAGTGATGCTCGTGTATCTGCCATGCAGCATGGCGGGACGCGGGCAGGGTATGTGGGCAAGCACATTGTAGCAATCAAGCGGATACGGAAGCAATTTGATGATTGGAACGATTGCTTAAAACTGAACGAGCTTCGG GCACTTTCGAGAATACCATCACACGACCATATAATTCCCTTGTACGACGCTTTTTTGCCGCCATCGACCAAGGAACTCCATATTGTGTTCGAGAGCATGGAGGGAAATCTGTATCAATTGATTAGGACGCGCAAAGGGCGCCTATTGACTGCTGGGCTAATGGCTTCCATTCTAAAGCAGGTATTACTTGGTCTGGATCACATTCATCAACACGGTTTTTTCCATCGTGATATCAAGCCCGAAAATTTACTCATCACGACTACCGGCCTAGGAGACTACCCTACCTCCATCTATCCCTACGGCGGGGTGGAACAGGATGCGATGGTGATTGTAAAGATTGCTGATTTTGGTCTTGCACGCGAAATACAAAATACATCGATGTACACAGAGTACGTGTCCACCCGATGGTACCGCGCACCAGAGGTGCTGCTCCGGTCGCCGTACTATTCATCGGCAGTGGATATATGGGCACTTGGAGCCATTATGGTCGAGCTTGCTACCCTTGAACCACTTTTTCCGGGCGTGAATGAGGTTGATCAGATTATGCGGATCTGCTCCGTGCTCGGCTCGCCTATGCAGAGTGCACAGTCTCTATCTGCACCGATGATGGGCGGTGGTCCTTGGAaagaggcgcgtgcgctgtgcgaaGCAAGAGGCGTGCAGATCCCAGCGTCGCAACCCATTCCCTTTGATACGCTTTTCCCCGCGCATACGTCTCGGAATTTCGTCCAGCTTTTGTTTTCCATGCTTCGTTATGACCCTGCATTGCGCCCGGATACCAAGGCTTGTCTTGCACACACATTCCTTCAGTCTGAAGCGCCATTGCTTTGTCCACACACTGCTGCCGACGATCACAAAAGCCAGGCTGGCTCGCTGCGTCCGAACAGCCGCCACCGGTGCGTGTCGGATGAAGTTTCGTGGAACGCGGAGCGATTTTCCACATGCGAAACTGACACAACCCGAGTATGTACGTCTGCTTCCAGCTACCCTGAACATGCGCATGTGTTGAGTACGGACGGACCTGTTTTGCCTTACAgcctttggcggcgcagcactaGTCACTCGCAAAGTATTTCTTCGGATGTCCGCGCCTCTGTTTCGGAAGGTTATCCAGGGTCGAGCGAATTTAACCCGCCCGAGATGGAAGGAACCTGGTCCGTTCGCCATGCACCCAAACCCCCCGAGACACCTGGATTCTGGGCGGGAAAAAAGCAGGGAAACGATACCCGACGTCTCTCCAAGGAAGAGCAGTTGAAACGGCGTGAGGCAGAAAGCGCTCTAATGCGCGATCGATCTCGCGCCGTGATGCAGAAACGCATGCAAATAATCGAGGCGCGCACCCGTCGTCCTACACCAGACAGCCCGAGTGGTGGGTCATAG
- the ALG6 gene encoding dolichyl-P-Glc:Man9GlcNAc2-PP-dolichol alpha-1,3-glucosyltransferase (TransMembrane:13 (o275-296i341-359o379-399i411-428o434-451i487-504o510-527i534-557o607-628i741-761o819-836i848-870o882-901i); EggNog:ENOG503NVFW; BUSCO:EOG09260NZ8; COG:E; COG:G), with translation MSRFFGKVHAAPDADADLDRAADMPVGNMRSAKRRTRDKASGASVSSSTRGPPPSLSSRSHARPGTSRHLDRIQDVDANEHENMENVQAWAAQNQQKKDRRVASSETQRPHVRNTRVPSATHDAGSARGSTKMHRYDASSVRAVPSSRALRTQHGAENIAMREEVLPESLTKNYERIANWRESNAQLTVSSDTTPALRKSASWLSQGGLSVPNARGRAPDAASVASSRRYARTQEESAPPKVVSRVREGPSASYNADSPIRDVLRWMAQEEMQQWVIPLGLGASLLVRCMVALGGFSGRGTSPMHGDFEAQRHWIEMTLHVPTVQWYRYDLPYWGLDYPPLTAWVSLVCGYVASFFPLLRTSFALYTSRGNDSTALVLYMRISVLALEALIYIPAVFYFLERRLEGRSVRARHVALFSVLLQPALILIDHGHFQYNAVMLGFSAACFALLCSKLPNVNVRAGIRPGADTHGAAGLQRMLLHSLSRQISYEYVIAAIFFSLSLCFKQMALYFSPAIFAVMLGRCVGLARQDVRRGAWLFLGLAVGTSITFLLVFFPWIGSRALLQQCIHRIFPLARGVFEDKVANVWCFMNVLPLGAFKLKHLFSTMALAKLSLVATLLAILPGSILLFRAGAETARLETILDDAQAEQVVATVRRHAGSIASGRDRSVAGSQRFAPSIAAPSITGSAHESSRGSDRRSIASGSIFAGSQSTWMAGSIAKRPARRRVVSAPQRPISSSPSPAASLLPYTLVSTSLAFFLLGFQTHEKSILLPLLPLTLLLTTKGDRTGAGAAAADWEWAVLANNVGVFGMWPLLLRDGQGMQALVLTIAWNAMVGYSPFAELTTKRKSFVAWFSACVHGAILVLLLAQLFTQHSALLQRYPDLFPVLNVLLVTPVLAQIWLWSMKKQVEVALATGLIAHNIAAPKTVKK, from the coding sequence ATGAGCCGCTTTTTTGGGAAggtgcacgctgcgccggaTGCGGACGCAGATCTCGACCGCGCAGCAGATATGCCCGTGGGAAACATGCGTTCTGCGAAGCGTCGCACGCGTGATAAGGCGAGCGGTGCGTCCgtgagcagcagcacgcgcggccCCCCACCAAGTTTGTCCAGCCGCTCGCACGCACGTCCCGGCACTTCGCGGCACTTGGATAGGATTCAGGACGTGGATGCAAATGAGCATGAAAATATGGAGAATGTGCaggcatgggcggcgcagaatCAGCAGAAAAAGGATCGACGGGTCGCCTCGAGCGAAACGCAGCGTCCGCACGTACGCAACACGCgggtgccgagcgcaacgcacgatgcaggctctgcgcgcggcagcacaAAAATGCACCGGTATGATGCCTCGAGTGTGCGAGCAGTTCCAAGCTCGCGTGCTTTGCGGacgcagcatggcgcggaAAACATTGCAATGCGCGAAGAGGTCTTGCCCGAAAGCTTGACGAAAAATTATGAGCGCATAGCCAACTGGCGTGAAAGCAATGCACAGCTGACGGTGTCATCGGATAcgacgcctgcgctgcgcaaatccGCGAGCTGGCTGAGCCAGGGTGGTCTCTCTGTCCCCAACGCGCGCGGACGCGCGCCGGACGCTGCGAGCGTAGCGAGCTCGCGTCGgtatgcgcgcacgcaagaaGAAAGCGCACCTCCTAAGGTTGTATCTCGCGTCCGCGAGGGTCCCAGCGCTTCGTACAATGCAGACTCGCCGATCCGCGACGTGTTGCGCTGGATGGCGCAAGAAGAAATGCAACAGTGGGTAATCCCGCTTGGACTCGGTGCCTCATTGCTTGTGCGTTGCATGGTTGCATTGGGCGGGTTCAGCGGACGTGGCACGTCGCCGATGCATGGCGACTTTGAGGCACAGCGACACTGGATCGAGATGACTTTGCACGTGCCAACCGTGCAATGGTACCGGTATGACTTGCCCTACTGGGGTCTCGACTATCCCCCGCTCACTGCGTGGGTCAGTCTTGTGTGTGGCTACGTGGCCTCGTTCTTCCCTTTACTGCGCACGAGTTTTGCGTTATACACGTCGCGCGGGAACGATTCGACGGCGCTCGTGCTGTATATGCGCATCTCTGTGCTGGCCCTCGAAGCGCTTATTTACATCCCTGCCGTATTCTACTTTTTGGAGCGCCGTTTAGAAGGGCGCAGTGTGCGTGCAAGACACGTAGCGCTGTTCTCTGTGCTTTTACAGCCAGCACTCATCCTCATTGATCACGGTCACTTTCAGTACAATGCGGTGATGCTCGGTTTCTCAGCGGCGTGTTTTGCTCTACTCTGCTCAAAGCTGCCCAACGTCAATGTTCGTGCTGGGATTCGGCCCGGTGCAgacacgcacggcgccgcgggATTGCAGCGGATGCTGCTCCATTCGCTGAGTCGCCAGATCAGCTACGAGTACGTGATCGCAGCGATATTCTTTAGCTTGTCGTTGTGCTTCAAGCAAATGGCGCTTTACTTTTCCCCTGCCATCTTTGCGGTGATGCTTGGCCGCTGTGTTGGGCTTGCAAGGCAGGACGTGCGCCGTGGTGCTTGGCTCTTTCTGGGGCTCGCGGTGGGAACCTCAATCACCTTTTTGCTTGTGTTTTTCCCTTGGATTGGgtcgcgtgcattgctgcagcagtgcatccaCCGCATCTTTCcgttggcgcgcggcgtgtttGAGGACAAGGTCGCAAATGTGTGGTGCTTTATGAACGTGCTTCCTTTGGGCGCATTTAAGCTCAAGCATCTCTTTTCCACTATGGCGCTCGCAAAGCTGAGCCTTGTGGCTACCTTGTTGGCCATCCTGCCGGGCAGCATTTTGCTTTtccgcgctggcgccgaaacggcgcgcctcgaaACGATtctcgacgatgcgcaggCCGAGCAGGTCGTCGCAACGGTGCGCCGACATGCGGGCTCGATTGCGTCTGGTCGCGATCGGTCCGTCGCGGGAtcgcagcgctttgcgccgagcattGCCGCACCGAGCATTACCGGCTCCGCGCACGAATCGAGCCGCGGCTCGGATCGCCGTAGCATCGCGAGTGGATCCATCTTTGCGGGGAGCCAAAGCACCTGGATGGCTGGTTCCATCGCGAAGCGTCCCGCGAGGCGGCGTGTTGTGAGCGCACCCCAGCGTCCCATTTCCTCTTCACCATCCCCTGCAGCAAGCTTACTGCCATATACCCTTGTGTCCACATCGCTGGCTTTCTTTTTGCTCGGTTTCCAGACGCACGAAAAGAGCATTCTTCTCCCTTTGCTCCCACTCACGCTGCTCCTTACTACCAAAGGCGACCGCACAGGCGCcggtgcagcggctgcgGACTGGGAATGGGCGGTACTGGCCAACAATGTCGGCGTGTTTGGCATGTGGCCTTTGTTACTACGCGATGGACAGGGTATGCAGGCGTTGGTGTTGACAATTGCGTGGAATGCCATGGTGGGGTACAGCCCTTTCGCCGAGCTCACGACGAAGCGCAAGTCGTTTGTCGCGTGGTTcagtgcgtgcgtgcacggcgcaatTCTTGTgttgctgcttgcgcaactGTTTACGCAGCACAGTgcgctcttgcagcgctaccCTGATTTGTTCCCTGTGTTGAATGTCTTGCTCGTCACCCCTGTCCTTGCACAAATCTGGCTCTGGTCCATGAAGAAGCAGGTGGAAGTCGCGCTAGCCACAGGGCTCATTGCGCACAACATTGCAGCACCGAAAACAGTCAAGAAATAG
- the SEC62 gene encoding Translocation protein S62 (TransMembrane:3 (o109-131i138-171o177-200i); EggNog:ENOG503NXZB; COG:U; BUSCO:EOG09263W7L), translating to MVRAQIAKAGMKTRSGIVNGQRAEYFKGTAAVKALLSPAYAKLKNAPKITTEEEAEQMLHKLLPFAFFLRVERGESANVKTAPRPLQVNQVQIFQPDMYYVWFYEGSQLVVKLAGLGMVILMLAAVMFPLWPTFLRRGVWYLSVALLGLFALLMIIALIRLIIWAVTIAVLPPGIWIFPNLFADVGVIESFIPLWSWDVVPEKIKIKKAKKAKKVKKAESGEQEMVGATIEEISDETATRDTFADLN from the exons atggtgcgtgcgcaaat CGCCAAAGCCGGTATGAAGACGCGTTCCGGCATTGTCAacggccagcgcgcggaatATTTTAAAGGCACAGCCGCAGTCAAAGCGCTGCTCTCGCCGGCGTATGCAAAATTGAAAAATGCGCCTAAGATCACGACTGAGGAAGAGGCCGAGCAgatgctgcacaagctctTGCCCTTTGCCTTCTTCTTGCGtgtggagcgcggcgagagTGCGAATGTGaagacggcgccgcggccgctTCAAGTTAATCAGGTGCAGATCTTCCAGCCGGATATGTATTATGTATGGTTCTACGAAGGGTCTCAGCTTGTGGTCAAGCTGGCGGGCTTGGGAATGGTGATTTTGATGCTCGCAGCGGTCATGTTCCCTCTCTGGCCAAcctttttgcgccgcggcgtttGGTATCTGTCCGTGGCTCTACTGGGCCTGTTTGCTTTACTGATGATTATTGCTTTGATCCGGCTGATTATATGGGCTGTAACGATTGCTGTCCTTCCTCCTGGGATCTGGATCTTCCCGAATTTGTTTGCAGATGTGGGCGTCATCGAGTCCTTTATCCCACTTTGGAGCTGGGACGTTGTGCCCGAAAAGATCAAGATCAAGAAGGCCAAGAAGGCCAAAAAGGTCAAGAAGGCCGAGTCGGGCGAGCAAGAGATGGTCGGCGCAACAATAGAAGAAATCAGCGACGAGACGGCAACACGCGACACGTTTGCGGATTTGAACTAG